A DNA window from Nycticebus coucang isolate mNycCou1 chromosome 1, mNycCou1.pri, whole genome shotgun sequence contains the following coding sequences:
- the LOC128588963 gene encoding LOW QUALITY PROTEIN: uncharacterized protein LOC128588963 (The sequence of the model RefSeq protein was modified relative to this genomic sequence to represent the inferred CDS: deleted 2 bases in 1 codon; substituted 3 bases at 3 genomic stop codons), with amino-acid sequence QTVTTPLSLTLDHWTEVKRRGRDLSVEVKKGPWQTFCSSEWPTFNVDWPSGGTFDLSLIFAIKEIVFQRGPGAHPDQQPYIIVWQDLVQNPPPWVQPWTATSRPPSNPQVLAVQSSSPRKGGDSSDPPKNIYPEIQTDHLLLDPPPPPPPYPPTLAPVGGQGGPASPDPVIAPSAPPGEPSLGPTQGTRSHCRGGVSPDTTVALPLRAYGPPPVATDEGPPPLQPLQYWLFSSADLYNXKTNHPPFSEDPQRLTGLVESLMFSHQPTWDDCQQLIQTLFTTEERERILLEARKNVLGADGRPTQLPNIIEAAFPLSRPDWDFNMAEGRERLSVYRQALVAGLRGAARCPTNLSKVREVIQGATEPPSVFLERLMEAFRRYTPFDPASEGQRASVAMTFIGQSAVDIKRKLQRIEGLQDYTLQDLVKEAEKVYHKRETEEEKEQRKEKEREERENKRDQRQEKNLTQILAAVVGEKSQEQTQGRTKKSGSLSNRIPLDKDQCAYCKEKGHWARECPKKKKKELSKKVLALEEEEDXRGRGSEPLPEPRVILKVEGKPVEFLVDTGAQHSVLLEPSGPVSKKKSWVVGATGHQQYSWTTRRSVDLGVGWVTHSFLIIPECPGPLLRRDLLTKMEAQITFTPDGPEVTQNKRVTALTMRLEDEHRLFEKQQEKGTSLVNNWLEKYPGAWAKTAGMGLAAERPPLVIELKATSTPVAVRQYPMTKEAREGIKPHIQRLLQLGILVKCQSPWNTPLLPVKKPGTGDYRPVQDLREVNKRAQDIHPTVPNPYNLLISLPPNHIWYTVLDLKDAFFCLRLHSSSQNIFAFEWRDPDSGTMGQLTWTQLPQGFKNCPTIFDEALHQDLAHFRASHPQVTLLQYVDDLLLAGTTKEECYRGTELLLEELARLGYRASAKKAQICXKEVMYLGYTLRGGQRWLTEARKHTVTQIPVPRLPRQVREFLGTAGFCRLWIPGFATLAAPLYPLTKEGTPFEWGASQQRAFDNIKKALLSAPALALPDVTKPFVLYVDEKRGVARGVLTQPLGPWKRPVAYLSKKLDPVAGGWPACLRSVAAAAVLVKDADKLTMGQKLTVIAPHALESIIRQPPDRWLSNARMTHYQSLLLNGDRVQFGPPVILNPATLLPDTSVQKDVLHTCQEVLAEETGIRKDLCDQPLPDAQLTWFTDGSSSIIEGKRVAGAAVVDDKQTIWASSLPEGTSAQKAELVALTQALRLAEGKKVNIYTDSRYAFATAHVHGAIYRQGGLLTSAGKEIKHKEEILSLLEAVHLPKKVAIIHCPGHEKGGSRVAEGNQRADQKAKLAAQRLNILPLYENTLRPSLKETHPPLVKHFKYSERDLEKKNRLGLHLESPEGIRGTPERKIILPEEQANTFLRQLHKLTHLGPKHLRTIVQSSPYYIMELSKLVDAAAKECRPCQLVNTQPSTLPQGRRLRGDRPGSYWETDFTEIKPAKYRYKYLLVFIDTFSGWVEAFPTKRETAQVVAKIILEEIFPRFGLPKVIGSDNGPAFVAQVNQGLAKILGLEWKLHCAYRPQSSGQVERMNRTLKEAMTKLSLETGITDWTVLLPFALFHVRNTPSTLKLTPFEILYGAHPPLVAMQHLPSPESYSSQSLYTRLKALEIVQKEVWSQLIEAYKPGDLQIPHQFQVGDSVYIQRHRTANLEPRWKGPYLVLLTTPTAIKVDGIAAWIHASHVKPALTPDSWWKVEKTDNPLKL; translated from the exons cagactgtgacaacccctctgagtttaactctagatcattggactgaagtgaagagaagaggtcgtgatctgtcagtagaggttaaaaaaggcccatggcagactttctgctcctcggagtggcctacttttaacgtcgactggccctcaggaggaacctttgacttatctcttatttttgctattaaagagattgtttttcagagaggaccgggagcccatccggatcaacaaccttacatcatagtctggcaggacctggtgcagaatccgcccccctgggttcagccgtggactgccacatccaggcccccgtctaatcctcaggtgctcgctgtccaatcttccagtcccagaaaagggggcgacagttcggacccccctaagaatatctacccggaaatccagactgatcatcttctcctcgaccctccaccccctcctcccccataccctcccaccttggctcctgtcggggggcagggaggaccagcatcgccggatccggtgattgccccctctgcacccccgggggaaccttcactggggcccacacaaggtaccaggagtcactgccggggaggagtgtctcccgacactactgttgccctacccctgagggcatacggccccccaccggtggcaacagatgagggaccacctcctctccagcccctccagtactggctattttcttccgcagacctgtataactgaaaaactaatcacccccctttttcagaagacccccaacgcctgactgggctggtagagtccctgatgttctctcatcagcccacatgggatgactgccagcagctcatacagactctcttcactactgaagaaagggagaggattttactagaagctaggaagaatgtactcggggcggacgggcgtcctacccagctccccaacatcatcgaggctgcctttcccctctccagaccagactgggatttcaacatggcagaaggtagggagcgactgtcagtctatcgccaggctctagtggctggcctccgtggggcggcaagatgccccactaatttgtctaaggtaagagaagtaatacagggggccacggaacccccctccgtgtttcttgagcgtctaatggaagcttttaggcgctacaccccatttgaccctgcctctgaaggacagagggcttccgtggctatgactttcatagggcagtcagctgtagacattaaaagaaagctgcagaggattgaaggattgcaggactataccttgcaggatttagttaaggaagctgagaaagtataccataaaagagaaactgaggaagaaaaagagcagagaaaggagaaagagagagaagaaagggaaaataagagagaccaaagacaggagaaaaacttaacacagattttggccgcagtagtaggggagaagagccaggaacagacccaaggtagaactaagaagtcaggtagcctgagcaaccgcatcccgttagataaggatcaatgtgcctactgtaaggaaaaggggcactgggccagggaatgtcctaaaaaaaaaaagaaagaactctccaagaaagtactggccttagaggaagaagaagattagcggggacggggctcggaacccctccccgagcctagggtaatacttaaggtggaggggaagccagttgagttccttgtagacaccggagctcaacactcagtcctacttgaaccatcaggacccgtctccaagaaaaaatcctgggttgtaggggccacagggcatcagcagtattcatggactacccgaagatcagtagatctgggagtgggatgggtaacccactcgttcttaattatccctgagtgccctgggCCCCTCCTcaggagagatttactcaccaaaatggaagcccaaatcacttttactcctgatggcccagaggtaacccaaaataagagggtaacagccctgaccatgcgtttagaggatgaacatagactctttgaaaagcagcaggagaaagggactagtctcgtaaataactggctagaaaaatatcccggggcatgggccaaaactgctggaatgggactggccgcagaaaggccgcctttagtcatagaactcaaagctacttccactcctgtggcagtgcgccaatatcctatgactaaggaagctcgggaaggaattaagcctcacattcagcgtctcctacagctgggcatactagtaaaatgccagtcaccatggaacacgcccttattacccgtcaagaaacccggcacaggagactatcgccctgtgcaggacttaagagaagtaaacaagcgggcgcaagacatccaccccaccgtgcctaacccttataatctgttaatctctctccctccaaaccatatctggtacactgtcctggatttaaaggatgccttcttctgcctccgactacactcctctagccagaacatcttcgcatttgaatggagagacccggactctggaacaatggggcaattgacatggacccaacttccacaggggtttaagaactgcccaaccatctttgatgaagccctccaccaagacctagctcactttcgcgccagccaccctcaggtaacgctcctacaatatgtagatgacttactactagctggaacaacaaaagaagagtgctatcggggcacagaactgttgctagaagaactagcccgcttaggatatcgagcctctgctaaaaaagcccagatctgctAGAAAGAGGTAatgtacctgggttacaccttaagaggagggcagagatggttaacagaagccaggaagcatactgtgactcagattccagttccccgcttgccccgccaggtgcgagaattcttaggaactgcggggttctgccgcttatggataccggggtttgctactctggcagctcccctctaccctttgaccaaggaaggcactcccttcgagtggggtgccagccaacagcgggcctttgacaacattaaaaaggcattattatcagccccggccctggctctaccagatgtaacaaagccctttgtcctatacgtagatgagaagagaggagtggcccgaggggtgctgacgcagcctttagggccatggaaaagaccggtagcatacctctccaagaaattggaccccgtcgctggtggttggcccgCCTGTCTAAGGTCTGTGGCGGCAgcagcggtactggtaaaagatgcagacaaattgactatggggcagaagttgacagtcattgccccccatgctttagaaagcatcatcagacagccccctgaccggtggctgtctaatgcccgcatgacacattaccagagtctcctattaaacggagacagagtccagtttggaccgcctgtcatcctcaacccagctaccctattacctgatacctctgtccagaaagatgtattacacacatgccaagaagtactggctgaggaaactggaattcggaaggacctctgtgatcagcccctgccggatgcccagctgacctggttcactgatgggagcagctccataatagaaggtaaaagggtggccggggcggcggtagtggacgataagcagaccatctgggcaagtagtctgcctgaagggacgtcagcccagaaggccgagctggttgccttgacccaggccttacgtttggcagaaggaaaaaaagttaacatatacactgatagcaggtatgcttttgctacggcccatgttcatggggccatttacaggcagggaggactgctgacttcagcaggaaaagaaattaaacacaaggaagaaatcctaagtctactggaggctgttcacctccctaagaaagtggccattatccactgcccaGGGCAtgagaaaggggggtccagagttgctgagggaaaccaaagagccgaccaaaaagctaagctagcagctcaaaggctcaacatcctgcctctatatgaaaacactttaaggcctagccttaaagaa acacaccccccccttgtcaaacactttaaatattcggagcgggatctcgagaaaaagaacagattaggcctccacttagaatccccagaggggatccgaggaactccggaaagaaaaatcatcctccctgaagagcaggctaacacctttctcagacaacttcataaattaactcatttgggccccaagcatctaagaactattgttcagtcctccccatactatattatggaattaagtaaactcgttgacgcagctgcaaaagagtgcagaccttgccaattagtaaacacccagcctagcacattacctcagggaagacgactccgaggagatcgtcctgggagctactgggaaacagattttacagagattaagccggccaaatacagatacaagtacttgctggtgttcatagatactttctcaggatgggtcgaagcttttcctacaaaaagggagactgctcaagtcgtagccaaaataatattagaagaaatttttccaagatttgggctacccaaggtaatcggatccgacaacggtcccgcttttgttgcccaggttaatcaaggtttagccaaaatcctggggcttgagtggaaattacattgtgcttatcggccccaaagctcagggcaggtagagaggatgaatagaaccctaaaagaggccatgactaaattatccttagagactggcattactgactggacagtcctccttccctttgccctgttccatgtgcgcaacacccctagcactctcaagctgaccccctttgaaatcctatatggagctcaccccccgcttgttgccatgcagcacctcccttccccagaatcttactcctctcaatctctatacaccagattaaaagcccttgaaattgtgcaaaaggaggtgtggagccagctgatcgaggcctacaagccTGGGGATCtacaaatacctcaccagttccaggttggagattcggtgtacatccagcgccaccggacagccaaccttgaaccacggtggaaaggaccatacctagtgctgctcacaaccccgacggCAATAAAAgtcgatggcatcgcagcctggatccacgcatctcatgtcaaaccagcactgACGCCAGACTCctggtggaaagtggaaaagacggacaaccccctcaaactc